One region of Macadamia integrifolia cultivar HAES 741 chromosome 11, SCU_Mint_v3, whole genome shotgun sequence genomic DNA includes:
- the LOC122093979 gene encoding LOW QUALITY PROTEIN: protein SRC2-like (The sequence of the model RefSeq protein was modified relative to this genomic sequence to represent the inferred CDS: substituted 2 bases at 2 genomic stop codons), protein MAYDYHPSRAPMELKVTICSAKDLKNVNWRHGPLKPYAVVWALYLSXPRWXYLSQTPNWDKTLVIPLTVPIDEATLYIDIVQDDAAEDTKPLIGSARVPLREIVDEVGVGESAFRSLQLRRPSGRPHGKLEAKLVVIDTRYRAPDPYYAPSYGVPPPPASASSRDYAPYGYPYATPSPYAAAPPPPGEYTPAYGQQSAYGQQPEYGYGGGAVEEKKKSKFGGMGMGLAVGAVGGLLGGLALAEGAEYLEDKIADDVAEKVEDDLGYDNDFRGGDDDDDGGFGGDDF, encoded by the coding sequence ATGGCGTACGACTACCACCCATCAAGAGCTCCCATGGAACTCAAAGTGACCATCTGCTCTGCCAAAGACCTCAAAAATGTCAACTGGCGTCACGGCCCTCTCAAGCCCTACGCCGTCGTCTGGGCTCTCTACCTCAGTTGACCACGGTGGTGATACCTGTCCCAAACTCCCAATTGGGACAAAACACTTGTCATCCCTCTCACCGTCCCGATCGACGAAGCTACCCTCTACATCGACATCGTCCAAGACGACGCCGCCGAAGACACCAAACCCTTGATCGGTTCCGCACGGGTCCCACTCAGGGAAATCGTAGATGAGGTCGGCGTTGGCGAATCTGCTTTTCGTTCTCTCCAGCTCCGGCGACCCTCTGGACGCCCCCACGGCAAGTTAGAGGCTAAATTGGTGGTCATCGATACTCGCTATCGTGCACCGGATCCATACTACGCACCCTCTTATGGCGTTCCGCCTCCACCCGCTTCTGCTTCTTCTCGGGACTACGCACCTTACGGTTATCCTTATGCCACTCCATCGCCTTATGCGGCGGCACCACCACCGCCGGGAGAATATACTCCGGCGTACGGTCAGCAGTCGGCCTACGGTCAGCAACCGGAGTATGGATATGGCGGCGGAGCtgtggaggagaagaagaagagtaagtTTGGTGGGATGGGAATGGGATTGGCTGTGGGTGCGGTTGGAGGATTGTTGGGTGGGTTAGCATTGGCAGAGGGAGCAGAGTATTTGGAGGATAAGATCGCTGATGACGTGGCTGAGAAGGTGGAGGATGATTTAGGCTATGATAATGATTTTCGTGGCGgcgacgatgatgatgatggtgggtTTGGTGGTGATGACTTCTAA